tttttaagtgaataactgtaccaaaaaaattaattaagctacaaatgagttattattattttttttactgaccCAAAATCCTTTGCTTCTGCGAAACAGCGAAAGGAAAATGCTAATGTTCTTCTTGTATTATTCTATCGTGGCAATTGATACTGGCGCAGAAATGATCACAGGCCCAAATAATCATACATATTACAGTGGTCGTGGCCTTCCATTGGGTCACAGTTCAGTAACAGATGGACAGCTTGTCCGTAGCATTTGAATTTCATTGTGGAGAACAGGAggtaggggaggaagaagggaaagaagaaaataaatgccaaagaCAGGCTACCTAGAggagcaataaagaaaaaaaaatggctgagcTCTTCTGAAAGTGTTCATGGAAGAAATAACCAAACATGTGAATTGTGATAGGTAAGTCAACAAACCCACCTTCACAACTCACTGAGGCTTATCACTACATATGGCCTACTAGTCTCAGGCTcacttaaaatacagaaaattcatTGCCataagaactaaaaaacaaaactggtgctGTGATGTACAAATATGATAATCCCTACACAAACCTTTTGAGCAAATTATGGATTGCGACTACCAAAGTACTTTAAACAATCTTTCTGAAACCAGGTATATTTTGGCagattttatatcctttttggGATAAGAATTACTGGTTTCATAAAATTCATTTAGGACGTATTTGTCTAACTCATCTATGAAGGCATGCgaacttacaaaataaaaaaaggatgagaaacTAAGTTATTATGAAAGGGATTAAAAATATCTGGCATCCAAACTGGAAGGAGCCGAGGTGCCCTTTGGCAGCTGAATGgttaaagatgtggtccatatacacaatggaatattcctcagccatcaggaagAATGAAGAGCCACCATTTGCATAGatatggatggggctggaggggattatgttaagtgaagtaagtcaagcaaagaaagacaattatcatatggtttcactcataggCAGAACACGAGccatagcatggaggaccataaggggagggagggaaatttgaagggggagaaaccagagagggagacaaaccatgagagactatggaccctgagaaacaattggggggtttcagaggggaggaggtaacagggtgatgggtattgagggcacgtgctgtgatgAGTGATAAGTGTAATACTGGGTGTTACACTTCatcaatgaatcactgaacactacatcaaaaactaattatggggacacctgggtggctcagttggttaagcagctgccttcagctcaggtcatgatcccagcgtcctgggatcgagtcccgcatcgggctccttgctcggcggggagcctgcttctccctctgcctctgcctgccattctgtctgcctgtgctcgctctctctccctctctctctgataaataaataaaatctttggaaaaaaaaaactaattatggactatacagtggctaatggaacataataaaaaaaaatgttcagcatttATTATGATCTATACAATCtgttaattttccttctttgaggCTATTTAGCactttgtatttctcttaagCGCTTAGAGACTGTTACTTcactttaattaaatttaattataatttatatatgtttttattataattacttacAGAGAGCCTCTCCTTCCATATTAAGCTGACCTTTACTCCTCTGGGTCAAATCTGTGAAATCTACCTACTAGTATAGTATGTTGTTcacaaaatatgtttaataaaagttTGCTGAATTGAATGggacaaaaacatttaaataggcaaaaaaaatCCATGTTACAAGTCAATGATgtataaaaaacaaaggaaatacatacaaaaattgttctgtacaaacacacacaacataGGCAATAAACACACAATTTTTGAAAGCCGATTCTTTGTAGATACGTAAAGTATTGGTATTTCAACTTACCAGGTATTTTCTTATAGAATGGACATGTCCTTGTTCTTAATTGTCCTGCATTAGGTGACTCTGGGATTTTCGAGTTCTCTCTCTGCAGCCTGCCGTAAGGTGATTTTACCAAGACTTTGTCTTTCCTTAAATTGACTCTTCTGGCTTCTGCCCTGTTAAGTTGATGTGACCTCTTCTGATGTTCTCCTTCCTGTAGTGAATCTGACTTTTTAGGTCTCTTTCTTTGATGCCGTGACCTCTCACTAGGAAGTTCTACAGAGGCCTGACTCTCACTTAAATTCTTTGCATCAAATTCTAAATCACTTAAAgatttttctgctttcctcttgCGCTGCCGGGGGGACCTCTTTTCATTAGGACTTACAACTGGATTTAAGTTCATCCCTTCCACTGCACCTCCCTCCtgcaatttctcttcttttcttttgggtggTAGTCCAAAATAAACACCTATATCCATTTGTTTCATTACTTTGGAAGAAGGCGGTGTTGCAGGACAGTTGGGACCAGATGGCAACATTTTCTGAGACTCGGGAGTATTAAGTGAACTGGAAGAATTCTCTGTATTGGGAACTGTAACTTTACTGTCTGGTCGACCACCCAATGCCTTTCTGCAGACACATGCTGAATTAGCATTGTTCTTTGCTTTGACGTTCTTACttgatgattttctaattttactttgGGTTGGATGCAAAGAAAgacccccttctccctgcccctcgaGAGCTTTGGGCATCTCACTATTAAGCAACGGAAGAGAAACCTGACTGCAAACAGCTGATTCTTCAACTAGCAGTTTctgtttatttgactgagatgGGTGACATTCTGGCTTACCAAGTTTTGCATTAGCGGCCTGATAAATAGAAGTAAGCCTTTGTGCTAAAGCAGATGGAAACAGCGCAAAATCATTATCGGTGTGCCCAGGGTCATCGCACGGGAAAACATCCCTATTTTGGAAAAGAAGCTGAGATGAATCAGGTAGAGTGCTGGATTTATACAATACTTCGTGGTATTTATCCTGAGTTAAGAAGCTGTCCAAGTAGGGGCCGCTCTTCTGCTGGTCCTTCAGGAAGGACCCATGGAGTTTTCGGAACAAAGTGGAGGGGCTGTCATCTTCTTCCACGCTGCCATCTTTAGAGCTCCCCGTCAAGAGTATCTCCTGCTGCGAATCGCCCAGCTTTTCATCCATACTGTAAGTTTCCTCATCACTTTGAAGTGGAGAATAAGAGATTTCACAGCTACTAAAGTCATTTTCTGGCAGTGGGGAGTATATGTATTCTGAGTTGCTTTGGCTGTCTCGTTCTTCAGCAAGAGCCAAACCGACTCCTACCAGGTTGTCCTTATTAACACTTTCTGGAAATAGTGGGATTTGTTGGGACGTTTGGATAGCTGtcgaagaagaagaaatctttttACTGGTTTCAGATGGAGACTGAGATTTCCTTAGACACGGTGTCACTAACGAGGGGTGAGCTGCAACATTTCTTAAGCTTTCCGTTGGCTTCTGATGCAGAGACCATCTttcctcaaggtcacagagaAGGCCTGAATTAGTCTCACTGAAGCAATCCTCTGACCCAGGTAGTGGGCTGCTGAAGGAACTACTGTTTGCCCTGCTCTGAGCCAGCAGGAGGTGACTGTATCTCTTAAAATGAGAAGGAATTGTTGAGGTGCACAGAAGACCATCAGGAcactctgaaaattttaaaaaaaggtaatgcAGGATCAAAGCAGCGACAGCTTTAAAACCTAAGTGGAAAGTCTTCAGTCCTACTTTGAGGCCTTAGCACCATACCTATCTTTATACAGTCAAAAGATCcagcataaaataataataatccagcATGGCCTTGCAACATGCTAGTTATTATCTCTAAATcaaatacttttctaaatttcttttcagatgaTTGTTTTCCcaaaaaaattttgttaagacTAACACCTTTTCCTCCCTTAGTAACTCTCACAAACATGAGCCCCTTCAATTACCCTCCATATTTACACAAGGTGTTTATAGGTGCTCACTAGTTCATTATTGTTCCGGTAATAAAGAGTGAAAAAGGTTAGTTCACTAGTTGAACTAAAGTTCAACCCCAGTTTTTATCTTATCAAGTAATACGGATTTGTGACAATTTAGAGTACCCAATTAGGGTCcgttatttaatatttatactgCATATAATAAGAGTAATAAATATCTTAATTAGTTATAGCTGTTCATACACTGAATAGTTTAGATTCTAAGATTTGAAATTGAATTTGATGAGCTTTAATAATCGGGGACGTATTCCCCGTCGTAACATTATAATAGAGAAACAGTCTGTAAACCATCATGGCGTAACCCCTTGTATGTTAATTTCCAggttgttttaagttttattaatttaagcaatctctacacccagtgtggggcttgaactcatgacaccgagatcaagggttgcatgctcttcagactgagccagccaagtgccccaattTCCAGGTTTATCCAAAAAATGACCCACTCTCCCTCCTAAAAAAGACGTTACATTAAATTAGAAGACCTCGCTGCTTAACTTAAAACCACTTCATAAAAGTTATTTGTTGTGGCACAGAATTCAGTTCAACAGTCCATCTGAGATTCTATTCAAAGGAGTTTAGTCAGTGAAAAATCTCTTTGAGGTGGCTTCATCAAAGACATTTCACCCTGAGAAGCTCACCCTGAGACTCCaacttccatttctgattttcaaGCCACTTAAAAAGCAAATTAGCAGCATTTGACGAGATttccactttatttaaaaaaaaaaaaaaaaaaagctaataacaggggcgcctgtgtggctcagtggattaagcagctgccttgggctcaagtcctgatctcagggtcctgggatcaagccccacatctgcctcagcatccctgctgagcggagagcctgattccccccctctctctgcctgacactctctgcctacttgtgatctctctgtcaaataaataaataaaatattaaaaaaaaaaagctaataccaaattttttttaagttcttttgtgTCTTTACACAGTACTTTAAAATAGCTAGAGGTTAATAATAAGATGTCCTCTGAATCATAAATAACATGAAAGCCGTACTgagtaatgtatttattttgctgaATTCTAACTCTTTGAGATTTGAAAATccatatatggtatatataactTTGAAATATACAAATCATCCTAACAACGCATTCTCCATATACTCCCAAGTAGGACTACCTACATGTTAAACATGACATTATATATCtcaaaagataataaaagcaTAACGTTACTTCAGTTATCATTTGGcacatttttaattcaaatcttaaaaatctaAGACTCCTTCCCAGATCTCCTTCCTGTAAAACAGCATGATAAATTCAACATTTACAAGACTCGACTATATGCATAATTCTCTAAATTTCTGTTTCACAAAAGGTAACAAGTGGGGAGCTTAACTTTCAAGAATGCTCATCTGTAAAACGTCAATACCACCTACCTTCTGCAGTCATTGTGAGAGTCAAGTAAGTAAGCGGAACGAAGGCAGCATAGTCTGTGCTCaattaacatttatgaaaaatcaCTGAGATGTTTAGGGACTTCTACGAAATAATACAATGCATTTCAATTGCTTTCAAGTTTGCAACATTCTTTACAATTAAACCACTGACGAGGATCTCTTTAACCTCCTCAAGAAGGGTTTCCTTGTTTCCTTCTAAGTCATTTACACTTCAGTGCCTCATCTCCCTTTCACTTAACTGCTTGCCTTGCTCGTTCTATTGGACTGATTCATCGGCTGAATGCAGGCTTTTTAGACTATTTAAAGACTACTCCCTTTTTTTGTCGTCTTACCTGTTTCAGAGACTGGTGGAGAATCCAAACACTCAAAAACATGCCATCGAGGTGTTTGACCTAGCAATGAGGAAAAAGGCATCTGGCAATTTGGGCAGTATCCGTCATAAACTGGACGTATCTTTGGagatacttgtttgtttttgcgaGTCCTACTGTGCTTTCCTGGAGTTGTCTCCTTGTCTTGGGACTGGTGAATACCATCTCCACAGCTAGAATTCTGACTAGAAGCTATGGAATTCTGACTATCTGTTTCTCCGAGGCACACTTCGGGGtcctttgtcttctctttaagttctgcagttctttttttatttctgttgcgTTTTGACTGGTATTTTCCATCTGTTGCTTTTTCAACAGATTTTGGAATATTCTCAGAGCAATTATTTGTATGtactggttttggttttcttttagaTTTGTATTCCCAGATGTCCTCTTCCAAAAAATCATCTTCTAACAtggcaaaatgatttttaagtaaataagaatctatttcttgttataaaaatttttaatgggaCTATTttgctgagggggaaaaaaataacaaaacccccACTAACTTGATGGGAATCTAAAGCTTTGGTAATGAATATATTGGCAAACTACAAACCTTATACCTGAGAACACCAGCTATTCCATTTATACCACtttaaaattaagagaataaaCCCCAGGGGTAGCATCTGAGAATTTTCTCATTGCGACCACTATTTCATTCCAGTGTGTTAGCCTTTCCAAGGACTtgattcataaatataaaaatcagtaatacTTTGAAAATTAAGCACTCATAGAAAATATAGGTCCAAGAGTTTAACTTTAGAATGAGCTTTGTAAAATTGTTATAAAGCTCCTGTCCGTTCCCTTTCAACTGGACGATTGTCCAAATTATtcacaaataaaaccacagtcTCTGGGCAATCTGCATAGCAGGGTTTCCAAACATGAAACGGCTATCTCAGCTTGCTAGTACAACCATAATCACACCATAATCAAAGAGGTGTGTGAATAGGGGGAGGAGGGTTAGTAATTGCCCTTCTTGTCTCTTGGATATCTGACCACTTCGCTTCCCGGGTCAGTCCCGTGTCTTCTTCAGCAGCAATGAGCACACACTGcacaatgaacaaacaaaattcaaatatgtGAAGTTGTGCCTGCATTGAGGGCACCCACACTCCTAACTCCAGCTGCAGAAGTGGTCTACCCTAGATGTAGTCAGCCCTCTCTCCACGAGCCTCAAAACCAAGGGTCACCTGCCTGATGCCTCCCAcctgctctgccttctccttcagctcaggagGCTGCAAGGCCAACTTGCAGTGAGAAAGGCCTCACCCCTTCTAAGGCAGGGAATGAGTAAGCTGCAAGCACAGCCGGTTCCATAAAAGCTTTAAAGAGCCCTCCGCTTCTGAAGTCGGAGGCCCAGGCCACCCGGATCCTCGCCCCAGCCCACCTGCCACCCGTACACCCTCGGGAGTAGCTCCAGCTGCATCCGCTCCTCTcggcacccccctcccccagctccgcTGACAATCTGTTCGTGCTCGCACTTTCAGCACTGCGGGGCGACAAGATACTGTATTTGTGTATAAGTCAAAGCCATTGCCAGTCactctcaacttaaaaaaaaaaaacaaaaaactaaaactaaaacccCATCCCATGAGGATATCCCTACCCGCTTTACCTCTGGTGTCTTGGCGGGAACAACTTCCTCTTGCCAGTGCCGTGTCGAATCGGCTGACCCTGGCCTAAGGGCGGGATTTTGAAAAAGTTTGTGTCCTTTTAGGTCCTactgatttatattattttatcttatttttgttctaaaacCTGCTAATTTCCAAAGTGAAGTGTGGGGGGAATGGTTCTCAGAGCTCCAGGAACGCGGACCCAGAGACTTTCCCCATGCTGAATCTGGCGCTCCGAATGTCCAGGCTCGGTTGTGGCGGGATGCTCTGGAAGGGGCGGGGTGGTTTGGGCCGGTGGCTAAATTACGGGCCCGGGAATTCCGACAGTTTGAGCCTTAGCATTGGAATGCatgattacaaaagaaaaaggtgtTGTTTACGTGGAGCGGGGGCCGGTGGCGAGTGAGGTGAATGTGCTGTTTTGAAACCAAAGGACAGTAATcgcttcctctctccctactgGAGACCCTCCCGCGGGCCCGGCGGCCGCCTCTGAACTGTCCGGAGAGAACATGGCGGCCCCCGGAGCCCGGGGCTGCAGCCTCGCGGGCCTGCTCCCGGCGCAGACCCCGCTGGAGTACGCCCTGCTCGACGCCGTCACCCAGGAGGAGAAGGACAGTCTGGTCTACCAGTATCTGCAGAAGGTGGACGGCCGGGAGCAGGACTTGTCAGTGCCCGAGTTTCCGGAAGGTGAGGGACAGGCTTCGGGGTGGGGACCCTTCCCGGAACCTCCCCTTCCTCGGGGACCGAGCCCTCCCCTGAAGCGGGGGGCGAGGCGGGGTTGTGCAACCGCGCCCGGGCGGATCGCCAGCTCTGCGGCTTCCCCGGGTCCCCAGGCGGCGGGAAAAGGTGGTTTTCTGGAGCGCGGGGAACGTGCACATTCGCCTCTGGATCCGAGTCCCTGCTGGGGCCTTGTGTTAACTCAGTAGACATTCCATGAATGTTTAGTGGCCCCGGTTGGCAAGGATTGAAACGTCCATGCCACCCTCTTCTTTCAGTCTGGCTGCCCAGCATCGTCACTGTCATCCTCTGCGCGTAATGCTGGCGATTACTGATCACTTCTGTACCACACGCAATTGCAAACACATCGGGGGACTGTTTTAGTTACTCCTCTCTAGAACTCGTTGAGACCTCTTCAAGACCTCTTTTATAGTTGAGGGAACTGAGCCACAAGTCGGCTAAGTAATTTCCTCAAGGCTTCGCAACTAATAACCGCCGCCGCCGGATGATGCAGACCCCAGACTGGCAGGTGTCTTAGCTGTACCACACTGCGCTGGTCAAAGTcttgaaatttgtaatttttttaaaaatctgcatcaATTACGGCCTGTCTCCAGGGTTTGAACCCCAGCTCTGTGAGGGTTTAGAACCCCAGCGAACGGATACTCCCTGTAGTGCTATATGGGAAGAACATCTTGCATTGATAAATGAAACCGTACTTTCCCTTCTTTGGTTGAGACTGGCATTGTTTTGTTGGTGTTGGCATGTCTCCTGGCGTGACACTGAAACCACATGTATAGTTAATTGGTTGGCTGTGGCAGGGTTCGGTATCTCATGGGAGATACACCAGAACCTTGCCTTTGAAAATAGAGTCTTATGTGTCTTTCCAAGCCTTTTGCTCCCACCttcaaaaatgcttatttttttccattactaATCCTATCCTGAATTTGAAATATTGTGGAGTTATTATGAAAGAATTAGGTTCATGACTGCTTCTCCCATCAAAAGAACTTTAACAgagtatatacatatgtgcatgtttttaaaaaactttgtaaGAAGTTAGTTACATAGTATAGTGTTATAAACAGAGAGGCTTCCGGTTAGGTTTTGGgccagtgtttttattttctagtccTGTTTATATTTACAGTGGGTATATTTTATTACACCCACTGTATTATGTAttactatgtatatatgtattatgagATTTGACCTTAATGACTCATAAATAATACAACAAAATATTCAGGCTTCATATGTGACCTAGTCAAATTTTCTTAAGGGTCTGATTATTGAGCTCAGAATACTAGGTAactttttcttggtttctttaaGCTGTAACCAAGAAGTCATAAACAAATATCTCAGAAACAGTatgctttgttcatttcttaaaagAGATGTGTTTATGGGAAACTGGTGTAGTGGATGGATTCAGACAGATTTGGGATTAAATCCTAGTTATTTCATTTGTTAGTTGCATGATTCTGAGCAAGCTACTCACTTTACTCCCTCGTAAAAAAGAGCAAGGCGAATAATGTGGATTAGAGGTAGTATATCTAAAGTTCTTGGTTTTTAGGATAGCTCAATGgatgttaagtttttaaaaaattacattcattGTAGTTAttgtaaaatttattattattaagcctGGTAAGCACAATAACTGACATGTAATAATACTTTCTTTACTCTGCAATCCAAGTCACTCCTTGagtatttacagaaaataaatttaaaagaccGATTCATAAATGTTTTGCAGTTAAGATGTGAAACATACATAAGTTTGAAGTTTTATATGATTACGTGATCTGGTATACAATTAACACtttattaaaatgcataattAAGAGCTTACTCTGCCGTAAAACTTCACTAGGTTGGACTAGTTAAGGCAAAAGACTAGTTTGATTtgcaggttatttatttatttattagaattttgttttaattgagtaATTCCAGTTACTGTTATTAGTCATTAGCTGCTGTTATTCACTTAATTccacccagttttgtttttcagtttctataaaatatttctgaataccTTTCGAGATGTAATTAATAGTGTTAGTGGCTGTATTTACTTAGAAACAATGAGctcattatctttgtttttctaactTGGTTAAGTAGAGATGCTGTACttttaatctttaacaaaatctTTACAGTCCATAGTTAAAGTTGTAAGTCATGCTCAAGTAATTATAAATTCTGACTTATCAAAATACAGATTAATGAGATTCTACCTTTCTTTGGAGGGAAGGAAACATGTTCTTCATCAGTATTAATGTTGCTTCCATGAAATCTGTAATAGTGTATTTTGCTTaactttgcatttaaaatattttgtatttaaggTTTCATTCAAATCCAGAGCACTTTAGTTCTTATGAAATTGGCGTAGGCATTTCgtatgtttatattttaccaCTTTACTCCTTTTTGAGTTTAGtcctgttttgcttttaaaatagccTCATTCTCAAAAGCTCATTTGAACCTGATTGTGTACTTAGGTCCTCTTAATATTTGCTGTTTACTCTCGCTTTTTACCTAGGTGTGttgattttgctttctttcacaCACAGACTAGTGTACTATTTCTGAAAGAATTTAGTAGTTTTTTCTGACTATATTTGCATACTGCCCCATTATAGAATCTTTACCATCTACCCCACCCACTCAGCCCTTCCTTAGAAATAGTAATGGTTTATGTTTTAATGGAAAGTTTTAGATAAGTTatctctgccttttcctttaaTCATGATAGTCTGTTTTGTGTAAATTTCAGGATTAGAATGGCTGAACACCGCAGAACCCATTTCTGTCTACAAGGATCTGTGTGGAAAAGTAGTCATCCTGGACTTCTTCACCTACTGCTGCATAAACTGCATTCACCTATTGCCTGATCTTCATGCATTAGAACACACATACTCCGATAAAGGTATCTGCCCTTTAATTGGTTTCTAGCAGACTGTCCAGGCATAGGCACTGGACGAGTAGCTGACTCATTTGCTCATAGGAGAATGAACATTTGGCAAGACTTCAGTGATTCTAAAAGTAATTTCTAATCTATGATTTAAGGACTCCCTGTACCTTCTCATGAAGAGTTAAGCTTAGTGATAATGGTTTGCCTTCCTAAGGAACCAGgatttagtatatttttttttcctctgaggttaaggacatgatttattttttatgatcaagtattttttaaaagttcattatgTATATTTAGACTTACCTAAATTTGtcctatgagaaaataaaacttgtgaCTCTAATCTTACACTCTTCTCACTAAGATATAAAGGTTTAAAGTTCTTATTAGGAAATGTGATTAGACTTCCTTTAATTTCAGATGACATGAACTACAGTGGAATGCCAAATATTATAGCAGATACTTTTTCTTTGACcttgctttattaaaaaatgatttataaaggTTAATGTTTTCCAAAGCACACTAGGAAATCCTCTTTTATGGTATTACAAATTCTGAAGATGTGAGAGATTATACTTAGTATTTGCTTTAgaactttgaaattttttcagaTCTCTTTCCTCTTGTTTACTTTCTTCTAAAAAAGAGCATATGAGGTTAATGCAACTAATTAAAGGTTTGATTAGGCTTAAATTAACACAATTGGAGTGATAAAAGGGGTAGAGGATCACTGATCTTAgagtaaaaatgagaatatattacAGAATTGAAAGATAACTtggttttaaaaaagagtgaataTTAAAAAGGAATGCTCTTCGGTGCAAGTGAAACCTCAGAtgcttataaattataatatattttatcttaaaattgcCATTCAGTGAGCTTTATAAAGGTCTTTGGTATTACTGGTAGCTAACTCATGTTTTCAAAAGtttaatctgtatttatttaagaagtaAAAGTATCTTATTAGCTGCTAGTTTTGGATCCCTCTGTGTTTTGGTCAAGCTCATGCAAGTGAGTGTATTTTTTGAATATGTGATATATGCAGAGTACTCTGCTAGCTGCTGAGGAGATATGTAACAGAGTTGAATAAAAAGCATCATGGAACCTGTGGAAAAGAGTAATTCACTTTGCTTAGAAGCATTGGAAAAGATTTCACAGAGGAGCAGACAGTTAAGCTTGAACTTGAGAAGTAAGCAGGACTACAGCTGAAAATGAAAAGGGAGCTGGACAAAGCTGGCTGAGGAAGTGACAGATAAGTAGGCAGGCATGGAAGAGTGGGCTGTTTGGGGAGAGGTCAGTAGTTCAGTGTGGCCGATTGTAGAGACTTCTGGGGAAGATGAGAGGAAGGTGCCTTAGGTTCAGACCAGCTGTGAAAAGTTTCATTATTAAGAATTAACATTCTTAATAGCTTAGCCTTTCTCTTCCACTGAAGGTACagagatatttaaagttgtttttgatgtattatttttaaaaaagatttattatcttacttgccagagagagagattgagaatgagAGCAAGCGCGAGCGAGCGTGCACGCGCaggagtgggtgggggggtggcaggcagagggaaaacaggctccccgctgagcagggagccatgtgatgcggggctcaatcccaggaccctaggattctgacttgagtc
Above is a genomic segment from Mustela nigripes isolate SB6536 chromosome 4, MUSNIG.SB6536, whole genome shotgun sequence containing:
- the DCLRE1A gene encoding DNA cross-link repair 1A protein; translated protein: MLEDDFLEEDIWEYKSKRKPKPVHTNNCSENIPKSVEKATDGKYQSKRNRNKKRTAELKEKTKDPEVCLGETDSQNSIASSQNSSCGDGIHQSQDKETTPGKHSRTRKNKQVSPKIRPVYDGYCPNCQMPFSSLLGQTPRWHVFECLDSPPVSETECPDGLLCTSTIPSHFKRYSHLLLAQSRANSSSFSSPLPGSEDCFSETNSGLLCDLEERWSLHQKPTESLRNVAAHPSLVTPCLRKSQSPSETSKKISSSSTAIQTSQQIPLFPESVNKDNLVGVGLALAEERDSQSNSEYIYSPLPENDFSSCEISYSPLQSDEETYSMDEKLGDSQQEILLTGSSKDGSVEEDDSPSTLFRKLHGSFLKDQQKSGPYLDSFLTQDKYHEVLYKSSTLPDSSQLLFQNRDVFPCDDPGHTDNDFALFPSALAQRLTSIYQAANAKLGKPECHPSQSNKQKLLVEESAVCSQVSLPLLNSEMPKALEGQGEGGLSLHPTQSKIRKSSSKNVKAKNNANSACVCRKALGGRPDSKVTVPNTENSSSSLNTPESQKMLPSGPNCPATPPSSKVMKQMDIGVYFGLPPKRKEEKLQEGGAVEGMNLNPVVSPNEKRSPRQRKRKAEKSLSDLEFDAKNLSESQASVELPSERSRHQRKRPKKSDSLQEGEHQKRSHQLNRAEARRVNLRKDKVLVKSPYGRLQRENSKIPESPNAGQLRTRTCPFYKKIPGTGFTVDAFQYGLVEGCTAYFLTHFHSDHYAGLSKNFTFPIYCSEITGNLLKSKLHIQKQYIHPLPMDTECIVNGIKVFLLDANHCPGAVMILFHLPNGNVLLHTGDFRADPTMERSRLAGQKIHTLYLDTTYCSPEYSFPSQQEVIQFAINTAFEAVTLNPRVLIVCGTYSIGKEKVFLAIADVLGSKVGMSQEKYKTLQCLNIPELNSFITTDMCSSLVHLLPMMQINFKALQSHLKKCGGKYDQILAFRPTGWTHSNKLTRIADIIPQTKGNISIYGIPYSEHSSYLEMKRFVQWLKPQKIIPTVNVGTLKSRRTMEKYFKEWKLEAGY